CGCCTCCCGTTTTACTGATCTGTTAGTATCTACAGTCCAATCTTTGAATAAACCAAAGTATATTCAGAATGTATTATAGGTACGTCATATTATCTAAAAGAGTGTCTTAAAGTACACAGTTTTAGATAGATATTAAACATGCTCAAAGAGTTTGAAATGGTTACTGTACAAAGAAAACAAGCGGATGAAGGAATTTTGTCCTCTCTTAGAGGATGTTTGAAAAGTTATGGCAAGTCAGATTTTACGCCAATCGCCTCACCATAATCCGGATCATCGCCAGATAGATCAGAGTCTCTGAGGTCTGCGGAAGGTGTTCATAATCTTTGTTCA
Above is a window of Timaviella obliquedivisa GSE-PSE-MK23-08B DNA encoding:
- a CDS encoding transposase, which translates into the protein NKDYEHLPQTSETLIYLAMIRIMVRRLA